A single window of Acidobacteriota bacterium DNA harbors:
- the hutC gene encoding histidine utilization repressor gives MSLAPVEADSPVPLYQQIKDRIRGRIRAGHWSPGRRIPSENQLVRALDVSRMTVNRALTELSQEGILERVAGRGTFVAEPPRHASLLELRNIADEIAAGGGRHRSREVLRRSVAADDELAARLELDAGSAVFQVILVHLDDEVPIQLEERWVNPRFSPTFLDIDFAQITPSEHLLDLIEPEEMEHIVQAVTPDGETAALLALDPTEPCLRLLRRTWNGGEVVTAATLTYPSSRYDLGARYRVVPPIDAPRPAGRSNR, from the coding sequence ATGAGCCTGGCCCCCGTCGAGGCCGATTCGCCGGTTCCCCTCTACCAACAGATCAAGGACCGCATCCGCGGCCGGATTCGCGCCGGTCATTGGTCGCCGGGACGACGCATTCCTTCCGAGAACCAGCTGGTTCGGGCCCTCGACGTCAGCCGCATGACGGTCAACAGGGCCCTCACCGAGCTCAGCCAGGAGGGCATCCTCGAACGGGTCGCCGGCCGCGGCACCTTCGTCGCCGAGCCACCGCGCCACGCCAGCCTGCTGGAGCTCCGCAACATCGCCGACGAGATCGCCGCCGGCGGCGGCCGCCACCGCTCGCGAGAGGTGCTGCGGCGCTCGGTCGCGGCGGACGACGAGCTCGCCGCCCGCCTCGAGCTCGACGCCGGCAGCGCCGTCTTCCAGGTGATCCTGGTCCACCTCGACGACGAAGTACCGATCCAGCTCGAGGAGCGCTGGGTCAACCCGCGATTCTCGCCGACCTTCCTCGACATCGATTTCGCCCAGATCACCCCGTCGGAGCACCTCCTCGACCTGATCGAGCCCGAAGAGATGGAGCACATCGTGCAGGCGGTCACCCCCGACGGCGAAACCGCTGCGCTCCTCGCCCTCGACCCGACCGAGCCCTGTCTGCGACTGCTGCGGCGTACCTGGAACGGTGGCGAGGTGGTCACCGCCGCCACCCTCACCTACCCCAGCAGCCGCTACGACCTCGGTGCCCGCTACCGTGTGGTGCCACCGATCGATGCCCCTCGACCTGCCGGAAGGAGCAACCGTTGA
- the hutU gene encoding urocanate hydratase: protein MNTRLDPDRIIRAARGSQRSAKSWLTEAPLRMLCNNLDPEVAERPEELVVYGGVGRAARDWPSFDRLVATLERLEDDETLLVQSGKPVGVFKTHRDAPRVLIANSNLVPSWANWEHFGELDRRGLMMYGQMTAGSWIYIGSQGIVQGTYETFVEMGRQHFGGDLAGRWILTAGLGGMGGAQPLAATLAGASMLAVECDETRIDFRLRTGYVDRKATSLDEALALLEGADEPLSVGLLGNAAEVLPELVRRGVRPDAVTDQTSAHDPLHGYLPIGWSVDQWRQKQETAPAEVEAAARQAMARHVEAMLAFHDLGIPTFDYGNNIRQVAKDEGVGRAFDFPGFVPAYIRPLFCRGVGPFRWAALSGNPEDIYKTDQKVKELIPDDPHLHRWLDMARQRIQFQGLPARICWVGLGDRHRLGLAFNEMVRRGELEAPVVIGRDHLDSGSVASPNRETEAMLDGSDAVSDWPLLNALLSTASGATWVSLHHGGGVGMGYSQHSGLVVCADGSEEADRRLERVLWNDPATGVMRHADAGYDIARRCARERGLDLPSLGDNE, encoded by the coding sequence TTGAACACTCGACTCGACCCCGATCGCATCATTCGCGCCGCCCGGGGCAGCCAGCGAAGCGCCAAGAGCTGGCTGACGGAGGCGCCGCTGCGCATGCTGTGCAACAACCTCGATCCGGAAGTCGCCGAGCGGCCCGAAGAGCTGGTGGTCTACGGCGGCGTCGGACGAGCGGCGCGCGACTGGCCGTCCTTCGACCGCCTGGTCGCCACCCTCGAGCGGCTGGAAGACGACGAGACCCTCCTGGTGCAGTCGGGCAAGCCGGTGGGAGTGTTCAAGACCCACCGCGATGCGCCGCGGGTGCTGATCGCCAACTCCAACCTGGTGCCCTCCTGGGCCAACTGGGAGCATTTCGGCGAGCTCGACCGCCGCGGCCTGATGATGTACGGCCAGATGACCGCCGGCTCGTGGATCTACATCGGCAGCCAGGGCATCGTCCAAGGAACCTATGAGACCTTCGTCGAGATGGGCCGCCAGCACTTCGGCGGCGACCTCGCCGGCCGCTGGATCCTGACCGCCGGTCTCGGCGGCATGGGTGGCGCCCAGCCCCTGGCCGCCACCCTCGCCGGCGCCTCGATGCTGGCCGTCGAATGCGACGAGACACGCATCGACTTTCGCCTCCGCACCGGCTACGTCGACCGCAAAGCGACCAGCCTGGACGAGGCCCTCGCCCTCCTCGAGGGCGCCGACGAGCCGCTCTCTGTCGGCCTCCTCGGCAACGCCGCCGAGGTCTTGCCGGAGCTGGTCCGGCGCGGCGTGCGGCCGGACGCGGTCACCGACCAAACCTCCGCCCACGACCCACTCCACGGCTACCTGCCGATCGGCTGGAGCGTCGACCAATGGCGCCAGAAACAGGAAACGGCGCCGGCCGAGGTCGAAGCCGCGGCTCGCCAGGCGATGGCGCGCCACGTCGAGGCCATGCTGGCCTTCCACGACCTCGGCATTCCGACCTTCGACTACGGCAACAACATCCGCCAGGTGGCGAAGGACGAAGGCGTCGGGCGGGCTTTCGACTTTCCCGGTTTCGTGCCGGCCTATATCCGGCCGCTGTTCTGCCGCGGCGTCGGCCCCTTCCGCTGGGCGGCCCTCTCCGGCAACCCGGAGGACATCTACAAGACCGACCAGAAGGTCAAAGAGCTGATCCCGGACGACCCCCATCTCCACCGCTGGCTCGACATGGCGCGCCAGCGCATCCAGTTCCAGGGCCTGCCGGCGCGCATCTGCTGGGTCGGTCTGGGCGATCGCCACCGCCTCGGCCTGGCGTTCAACGAGATGGTCCGCCGCGGTGAGCTCGAGGCCCCCGTGGTGATCGGCCGCGATCACCTCGACTCGGGCTCCGTCGCCAGCCCCAATCGCGAAACGGAGGCGATGCTCGACGGCTCCGACGCGGTTTCCGACTGGCCGCTCCTCAACGCCCTGCTGAGCACCGCCAGCGGCGCCACCTGGGTGTCCCTCCATCACGGCGGCGGCGTCGGCATGGGTTATTCGCAGCACTCCGGCCTGGTGGTCTGCGCCGATGGCAGTGAAGAGGCCGACCGCCGCCTCGAGCGGGTGTTGTGGAACGACCCGGCCACCGGTGTCATGCGGCACGCCGACGCCGGCTACGACATCGCCCGCCGCTGCGCCCGCGAGCGGGGCCTCGACCTGCCCAGCCTGGGCGACAACGAGTAG
- a CDS encoding SDR family oxidoreductase produces the protein MNTADETPIYFILGATGAVGRALAHRLSRDGAHVVVAGRNLAELEELADEVAGVPLRVDGRDFDQVAAAFEEAQNLPGNFVGAANCAGSILLKPAHLTTARDLDDTLATNLGTAFAVVRAAGRAFRRGGGSVVLVSSAAASIGLANHEAIAAAKAGIEGLTRSAAATYATSGIRFNAVAPGLVDSKMSRRIVDNPKALEASLALHPVGRVGRPEEIADVMAWLLSPAGSWVSGQVWGIDGGLGRLKTR, from the coding sequence ATGAACACGGCGGACGAAACCCCGATCTACTTCATCCTCGGCGCCACCGGAGCTGTCGGTCGTGCCCTCGCCCACCGCCTGTCGCGAGACGGCGCCCACGTCGTGGTCGCCGGACGAAATCTCGCCGAGCTCGAAGAGTTGGCGGACGAGGTCGCCGGCGTTCCCCTACGCGTCGACGGTCGCGACTTCGATCAGGTCGCGGCCGCCTTCGAAGAAGCCCAGAACCTCCCCGGCAACTTCGTCGGCGCCGCCAACTGCGCCGGCTCGATCCTCCTCAAGCCCGCCCACCTGACCACCGCCCGCGATCTCGACGACACCCTCGCCACCAATCTCGGCACCGCCTTCGCCGTCGTCCGCGCCGCCGGCCGCGCCTTCCGTCGCGGTGGCGGCTCGGTCGTCCTGGTGTCCTCCGCCGCCGCCTCCATCGGCCTCGCCAACCACGAAGCGATCGCCGCCGCCAAGGCCGGCATCGAGGGATTGACACGCTCCGCCGCCGCCACCTACGCCACCAGCGGGATTCGCTTCAACGCCGTCGCTCCAGGCCTGGTCGATTCGAAGATGAGCCGCCGCATCGTCGACAATCCCAAAGCCCTCGAAGCCTCCCTCGCCCTGCACCCGGTGGGCCGGGTCGGTCGGCCGGAAGAGATCGCCGATGTGATGGCCTGGCTGCTGTCGCCGGCGGGCTCCTGGGTGAGCGGTCAGGTGTGGGGTATCGACGGCGGCCTCGGGCGCCTCAAGACGCGCTGA
- a CDS encoding alkaline phosphatase family protein translates to MLRTLLPVAIALSCLACLACGGSPSRVLVLGLDGMDPEVVDLLIPEGELPHFAELRRNGAAGSLRSQRPLLSPILWTTIATGREPVDHGIGHFVASDSRGREIPASSRLRRVEALWNIASRNERPVATVGWWATWPPEPIEGTMISDHVAYHFLFGGGFAGGRRSNPGLPQESARDKTWPPDAADRMAPFLRRPGDLGLEDLAPFVDVSAEDLAASFDFSNDLAHFRWALATAQSYRDIGLDLWRRERPALAMIYIEGVDSTSHLFGHLFRAEGLAGELAEQQAKYGRAVEGMYRFADELVGEYLAAMDEDTTLVVLSDHGFELGTLHDDPSKTRDLRRVSERFHRLEGILYLYGHRVVPGSRFDGASILDIAPTVLALLDLPAAEKMPGRVLSEGLAELQVKSRIATWEPAEGRRQDDSPDTETSRVQQAQREHLANLGYLAGASPAAEEIHDTAVSERNLAAIDFRAGRYREAANRYARLVAEEPDNAALRASFAGALGSLGRHEEALRELDRALELEPLNVEAYHNRAVLFELREEVDAAIADYRTALRYDPQYEPSAEALLRLTGRRDPRPAAEPAVARLIEGASEAARRGDYPAALHLLATAEGQAPNEVLIYQYRSNVAYLMGDRAGAIAALERALELEPDNALFKSNLERLTDE, encoded by the coding sequence ATGCTTCGCACCCTCCTCCCGGTCGCCATCGCCCTCTCTTGTCTGGCCTGTTTGGCCTGCGGTGGCAGCCCGTCGCGGGTGCTGGTCCTCGGCCTCGACGGCATGGATCCGGAGGTCGTCGACTTGCTGATCCCCGAAGGCGAGCTGCCCCACTTCGCCGAGCTGCGCCGGAACGGCGCTGCCGGTTCCCTGCGCAGCCAGAGGCCCTTGCTCTCGCCGATCCTCTGGACCACCATCGCCACCGGTCGCGAGCCGGTGGATCACGGCATCGGCCACTTCGTCGCCAGTGACTCCCGCGGCCGCGAAATCCCGGCGAGCTCGCGCCTGCGACGGGTCGAGGCGCTGTGGAACATCGCCTCCCGCAACGAACGCCCGGTCGCCACCGTCGGCTGGTGGGCGACCTGGCCGCCGGAGCCCATCGAAGGCACCATGATCAGCGATCACGTGGCCTATCACTTCCTCTTCGGAGGCGGCTTCGCCGGCGGCCGGAGAAGCAACCCGGGATTGCCGCAAGAATCGGCGCGAGACAAGACCTGGCCGCCGGACGCCGCCGACCGGATGGCTCCCTTCTTGCGCCGGCCGGGAGATCTCGGCCTTGAGGATCTGGCGCCCTTCGTCGACGTCAGCGCCGAGGACCTCGCCGCCAGCTTCGACTTCAGCAACGATTTGGCCCATTTCCGCTGGGCCCTCGCCACCGCCCAGAGCTATCGCGACATCGGCCTCGACCTGTGGCGCCGCGAACGGCCCGCCCTGGCGATGATCTATATCGAGGGTGTCGACTCGACGTCCCATCTCTTCGGTCACCTGTTCCGCGCCGAGGGCCTCGCCGGCGAACTCGCCGAGCAGCAGGCGAAGTACGGCCGGGCGGTGGAAGGCATGTACCGCTTCGCCGACGAGCTGGTCGGCGAATACCTCGCGGCGATGGATGAAGACACCACCCTGGTGGTGCTCTCGGACCACGGTTTCGAGCTCGGTACGCTCCACGACGACCCCTCGAAGACCCGCGACCTGCGGCGCGTCTCGGAGCGCTTCCACCGCCTCGAAGGAATCCTCTATCTCTACGGCCATCGGGTCGTCCCGGGCAGCCGCTTCGATGGCGCTTCGATTCTCGACATCGCGCCGACGGTCCTCGCACTCCTCGACCTGCCGGCGGCGGAAAAAATGCCGGGACGGGTGCTCAGCGAGGGCCTGGCGGAGTTGCAGGTGAAAAGCCGCATCGCCACCTGGGAGCCGGCGGAAGGACGCCGCCAGGACGACTCACCCGACACCGAGACGTCGCGCGTTCAGCAGGCCCAGCGCGAGCACCTCGCCAACCTGGGCTACCTCGCCGGCGCCAGCCCTGCGGCCGAGGAGATTCACGACACGGCGGTCAGTGAGCGCAACCTCGCCGCCATCGACTTTCGCGCCGGGCGCTACCGCGAGGCCGCCAACCGCTACGCCCGGCTGGTCGCCGAAGAGCCCGACAACGCCGCGCTACGCGCCAGCTTCGCCGGCGCCCTCGGCTCGCTGGGGCGCCACGAAGAGGCCCTCCGGGAGCTCGACCGAGCCCTCGAGCTCGAGCCTCTCAACGTCGAGGCTTACCACAATCGGGCGGTCCTCTTCGAGCTCCGCGAGGAGGTCGATGCGGCGATCGCCGACTATCGCACGGCGCTGCGCTACGACCCGCAGTACGAACCCTCGGCCGAAGCTCTCCTTCGATTGACCGGCCGCCGCGATCCGCGACCGGCCGCCGAGCCGGCCGTCGCCCGCCTGATCGAGGGCGCCAGCGAAGCCGCTCGGCGGGGCGACTATCCGGCGGCCCTGCACCTCCTTGCCACGGCCGAGGGCCAAGCTCCGAACGAAGTGCTGATCTACCAGTACCGCTCGAACGTCGCCTACTTGATGGGCGATCGTGCCGGCGCCATCGCCGCCCTCGAGCGCGCCTTGGAGCTCGAGCCCGACAATGCCCTCTTCAAGAGCAACCTCGAGCGCCTGACCGACGAGTGA
- a CDS encoding ThuA domain-containing protein — translation MLRKLSLPLFAVVVLAIAATTVAAPLDVLVFTRTEGFAHPSIADGVTMIQQIASEEGHSVTVTDQTTVFTPVGLGAFDVVVWLSTTGDVLDAPEQAAFEGFIQSGGGYVGIHAAADCEYGWPWYGELLGNGAWFLSHPAIQTATLELEAPTHPGAGFTAPTTSFEDEWYNFRANPRSVVEVVLTLDEDSYNPGSGAMGDDHPIAWAHDFDGGRAFYTALGHRSETFQDSRFKEQIRGALAWAAGELFLDGFEAGNTSAWDSTVQRQGKAAAGAQPGDG, via the coding sequence ATGCTTCGTAAGCTCTCTTTGCCGCTCTTCGCCGTCGTCGTGCTCGCCATCGCGGCGACCACCGTGGCCGCTCCCCTCGACGTTCTGGTCTTCACCCGTACCGAAGGCTTCGCCCATCCCTCGATCGCCGACGGCGTCACCATGATCCAGCAGATCGCCAGCGAGGAAGGACACAGCGTCACGGTCACCGACCAGACCACCGTTTTCACCCCCGTGGGCCTCGGCGCCTTCGATGTCGTGGTGTGGCTTTCGACCACCGGCGATGTTCTCGATGCTCCCGAGCAGGCGGCCTTCGAGGGCTTCATCCAGAGCGGCGGCGGCTATGTCGGCATCCATGCCGCCGCCGATTGCGAGTACGGTTGGCCGTGGTACGGCGAGCTGCTCGGCAACGGCGCCTGGTTTCTCTCCCATCCGGCGATTCAGACCGCCACCCTCGAGCTCGAGGCGCCGACCCACCCCGGGGCGGGCTTCACCGCCCCAACCACCTCCTTCGAGGACGAGTGGTACAACTTCCGCGCCAACCCGCGCTCCGTGGTGGAAGTCGTCCTGACCCTCGACGAAGACTCCTACAATCCCGGCAGCGGCGCGATGGGCGATGACCACCCGATCGCCTGGGCGCACGATTTCGATGGCGGCCGCGCCTTCTACACCGCCCTCGGGCATCGCTCCGAGACCTTCCAGGACAGTCGCTTCAAGGAGCAGATTCGCGGCGCCCTCGCCTGGGCCGCCGGCGAGCTCTTCCTCGACGGCTTCGAGGCCGGCAACACCAGCGCCTGGGACAGCACCGTCCAGCGACAGGGCAAAGCCGCCGCCGGGGCCCAACCCGGCGACGGCTAA